In one Halosolutus amylolyticus genomic region, the following are encoded:
- a CDS encoding glutaredoxin family protein — protein sequence MVTLYRLEGCPYCEVVVDRLEELGVDYESVWVEGLHSKRNEVRRLSGQRQVPVVVDDDYGVTMAESERILDYLDATYA from the coding sequence ATGGTCACCCTGTACCGCCTCGAAGGCTGTCCGTACTGCGAGGTCGTCGTCGATCGGCTCGAGGAACTCGGCGTCGACTACGAGAGCGTCTGGGTCGAGGGACTCCACTCGAAACGGAACGAGGTCAGGCGGCTCTCCGGTCAGCGGCAGGTCCCAGTCGTCGTCGACGACGACTACGGCGTGACGATGGCCGAATCGGAACGGATCCTGGACTATCTCGACGCGACGTACGCCTGA